Genomic segment of Cytobacillus suaedae:
CCCAAACCCAATTAACATTTCTGCGACAATAAAGAAAGGTAGAAGGGATGGAAAAACAACCTCCCACCACATGGTTAATCCAATTTTTGAAGCTTCGAGTGATTCTTTTGGGAATGTTACTAAGGCTGACGCCATAATTATAACAAATGATGCTAATACAACTGTTTTCATTCGAGAACGTGTCAAGAGCTGTGCCTCCTAGCATGCCAAATTCTATACAACTTGTCATGATGAATGATAGAATATGAGAACATAGTAGTAATAAATCCTTAAATTAGGACAATCAATTATATTTCAATATACGTGTATAGGTGCTAATTTTAGACCATAAGATTGTACAAGATTTAATTTTCAACCAATATTAATGTAAGGCAAGAAAGTATTAGTGTGGGGTGATTAGCTTGTCTCAACCGAAGATTGGTCTGGCTTTAGGTTCTGGGGGAGCGCGTGGGTTTGCACATTTAGGTGTAATAAAGGTGCTTAAGGAAGAAAATATACCGATAGATATGATTGCAGGTAGTAGTATGGGAGCTTTAGTTGCCTCATTCTATGGTGCTGGGTTAGATATTGAGCGTTTATATAAATTTGCAGTTGCTTTCAAAAGAAAATATTACTTGGATTTTACTGTTCCCAAAATGGGCTTTATATCAGGGAAGCGTGTGAAAGAACTTATCAGATTATTTACTCATAATAAAACAATTGAACAGTTAGACATCCCAATTGGTATTGTTGCCACCGACCTAATAAAGGGAGAGAAGGTTGTCTTTCGAAGTGGTTCAATAGCAGATGCTGTTAGAGCAAGTATTGCAATTCCAGGAATTTTTGTACCAGAAAGGGTCGAAGGTCGATTACTCGTAGATGGTGGGGTAATAGATCGGGTACCTGTTTCAGTTGTAAGAGAGATGGGAGCAGATATTATTATTGCTGTTGATGTCTCACATGTAAAGAGGAACGAAGAGATCACGTCTATTTTTGATGTTATCCTTCAAAGTATAGATATTATGCAAGATGAGCTTGTTCGACATCGGGAAATTGGATCCGATATCATGATTCGACCTAGAGTTGAACAGTATAGCTCACGGGCCTTTACTAATATTGAGGAAATTATACGAATTGGTGAAGAAGAAACGAAACTACACATTCCAAAAATAAAACAATTAGTTGAGGAGTGGAAGGAGAAAACGAATGAAGCGAAATAGTACGTACATAAAAATATTAGTTATTAGTTCTATTATAGCAATTGCTTTAACTTTTGTTCAATTGCCTTACTATGTGACAAAACCAGGGATGGCTACAGAATTACAGCCACTTGTTAGCATAGAAGGTGGTTTTGATGAAGAAAAAGGAAGCTTTATGTTAACGACTGTTAGAATGGGTAGAGCGAATATTTTCACCTATGGCTGGGCGCATGTGAATAAATATCATTTTATTTATCCAATTGAACAAATTCGATATGAGGGTGAGACTGACGAAGAATATTCAAACCGTCAACTCCATCTTATGGAGGGCTCAAAGGAGTCTGCGATCGCTGTTGCATATAGGTATGCAAATAAACCGGTCACATTTGAGTATCATGGGGTATATGTGATGTCTGTACTTGAAGGAATGCCAGCAAATGAATCGTTAAAAGCTGGTGACCGAATCTTTCAAGTAGAGGGACAGGATTTTCAAACTTCTGAAGAGTTTATTGAAATCGTGAGTGCGAAAAAAGAAGGTGAG
This window contains:
- a CDS encoding PDZ domain-containing protein codes for the protein MKRNSTYIKILVISSIIAIALTFVQLPYYVTKPGMATELQPLVSIEGGFDEEKGSFMLTTVRMGRANIFTYGWAHVNKYHFIYPIEQIRYEGETDEEYSNRQLHLMEGSKESAIAVAYRYANKPVTFEYHGVYVMSVLEGMPANESLKAGDRIFQVEGQDFQTSEEFIEIVSAKKEGEQVELGYERNGEKQTITIPIAKFPDDPAKFGIGISLVTDREISVEPDITINSEQIGGPSAGLMFSLEILNQLTEDDLTKGYEIAGTGTINEKGEVGRIGGISQKIVAAHNSGVEVFFAPNEKNSPKSNYNEALEAAKDIETDMKIVPVDNFQDAIDYLNSLPKKNS
- a CDS encoding patatin-like phospholipase family protein, whose translation is MSQPKIGLALGSGGARGFAHLGVIKVLKEENIPIDMIAGSSMGALVASFYGAGLDIERLYKFAVAFKRKYYLDFTVPKMGFISGKRVKELIRLFTHNKTIEQLDIPIGIVATDLIKGEKVVFRSGSIADAVRASIAIPGIFVPERVEGRLLVDGGVIDRVPVSVVREMGADIIIAVDVSHVKRNEEITSIFDVILQSIDIMQDELVRHREIGSDIMIRPRVEQYSSRAFTNIEEIIRIGEEETKLHIPKIKQLVEEWKEKTNEAK